A single region of the Triticum dicoccoides isolate Atlit2015 ecotype Zavitan chromosome 2B, WEW_v2.0, whole genome shotgun sequence genome encodes:
- the LOC119365820 gene encoding uncharacterized protein LOC119365820, producing the protein MDQMEVDQQPQQPHHQSEKQIFDRCMRNKARDFRDKSYGIVKTHGVAYNREIGRTVTAYAHIPQSVDSWLNSLSIQGSVDVPTILKDSIRDLYELLERLWDKNMTVDDVGLSGTYGLNGDMMQIKPSHVRVRNLDARRPSQGLADMIFRNILNRWTNDVELRHFHQFLLNTNICKEDVLNHPFLGNSGAREGMYKKLFRRNFTQRQKDWLQNNINTQGWQVRVDPADPNADFGFREIMLFQKQNKWANAFEPNTWGALHFAKIAVSHYHEHDPVGRPQLDAKLKDLLPGLLAGVYGATFNRDFLKGPG; encoded by the exons ATGGATCAAATGGAAGTGGATCAGCAACCGCAACAACCACACCAT CAAAGTGAGAAACAAATATTCGATAGATGCATGAGAAATAAAGCCAGAGACTTTCGTGATAAAAGCTATG GGATTGTTAAGACCCATGGTGTCGCCTATAATAGGGAGATTGGAAGAACTGTGACAGCTTATGCTCACATCCCCCAAAGTGTAGACTCCTGGTTAAATTCATTAAGTATTCAAGGTTCCGTTGACGTTCCCACAATTTTAAAAGATAGTATTAG GGATTTGTATGAGCTACTTGAGAGGTTATGGGACAAAAACATGACAGTAGATGATGTGGGCCTTAGTGGAACTTATGGTCTCAATGGCGACATGATGCAAATTAAACCATCCCATGTTCGTGTAAGGAATCTTGATGCTAGGCGGCCTTCGCAAGGTTTGGCAGACATGATATTCCGCAATATTTTGAACCGCTGGACAAATGATGTTGAACTAAGGCACTTTCATCAATTCCTCCTTAATACAAATATATG CAAAGAAGATGTCCTCAATCATCCATTCCTAGGAAACTCCGGTGCTAGGGAGGGCATGTACAAGAAATTGTTTAGAAGAAATTTTACCCAACGTCAAAAAGATTGGTTGCAGAACAACATTAACACACAAGGGTGGCAAGTCCGAGTTGATCCTGCTGATCCAAATGCAGATTTTGGTTTTAGAGAGATTATGCTTTTTCAGAAACAAAATAAGTGGGCCAATGCGTTTGAGCCAAATACTTGGGGTGCCTTACACTTTGCAAAAATAGCCGTATCCCATTATCACGAACATGATCCTGTCGGG CGTCCCCAGCTTGATGCTAAGCTCAAGGATCTTCTACCTGGACTACTTGCTGGAGTATATGGTGCAACGTTTAATCGGGACTTTTTAAAAGGTCCCGGATGA